In Salvelinus namaycush isolate Seneca chromosome 36, SaNama_1.0, whole genome shotgun sequence, one DNA window encodes the following:
- the LOC120030630 gene encoding prostaglandin reductase 1-like translates to MVQSKTWVLARHFEGFPEDSNFQLKLEQLPEPKDGEVLLEALFLSVDPYMRPFSRLRMKEGGVMIGTQVAKVIQSNNSTFPIGCHVVGRCGWRTHTVSDGTGLTRLLSDWPQEVPMSLALGAIGMPGLTALYGLEEVLGLQAGDTLLVNAAAGAVGSAVGQIAKIKGCRVVGSTGSDAKVAFLKELGFDEAFNYKTVSSLEEALKTASPDGYHCFFENVGGPFSSVAIPQMKEFGRIALCGGISTYNDTTPQTGPYPQLTMIFKQLKMEGFLVGRWEHKNQEALRRLMAWKREGKLQCREHVTEGFENMPAAFMGMLQGDNIGKAIVKV, encoded by the exons ATGGTTCAATCCAAGACCTGGGTCCTGGCCCGTCACTTTGAAGGCTTCCCGGAGGACAGCAACTTTCAGCTGAAGCTGGAGCAGCTGCCAGAGCCTAAAGATGGAG AGGTGCTTCTCGAGGCACTGTTTCTCAGTGTGGATCCATACATGAG ACCGTTCAGCCGACTGCGTATGAAAGAGGGGGGAGTGATGATCGGAACTCAAGTGGCCAA GGTGATCCAGAGCAACAACTCAACCTTCCCAATTGGGTGCCATGTGGTTGGTAGATGCGGCTGGAGGACTCACACTGTGTCTGATGGGACAGGCCTGACACGCCTTCTGTCTGACTGGCCACAGGAGGTCCCCATGTCCCTGGCTCTGGGGGCCATCGGCATGCCTGG GTTAACAGCCCTGTACGgtctggaggaggtgctggggcTGCAGGCTGGAGACACCCTCCTGGTGAACGCTGCAGCTGGGGCCGTGGGCTCCGCTGTGGGCCAGATCGCTAAGATCAAGGGCTGCAGGGTGGTGGGCTCCACCGGGTCTGACGCCAAG GTGGCCTTCCTCAAGGAGCTGGGCTTCGATGAGGCCTTCAACTACAAAACAGTCAGCTCTCTGGAGGAGGCCCTGAAGACTGCCTCACCTGACGGATACCACTGCTTCTTTGAGAAC GTGGGAGGCCCTTTCTCTAGTGTGGCCATCCCTCAGATGAAGGAGTTTGGAAGGATAGCCTTGTGCGGGGGCATCTCAACATACAATGACACCACTCCACAAACAG GTCCCTACCCCCAGCTGACCATGATCTTTAAGCAGCTGAAGATGGAGGGCTTCCTGGTGGGCAGGTGGGAGCATAAGAACCAAGAGGCTCTGAGGAGACTGATGGCCTGGAAGAGGGAG GGGAAACTGCAGTGTCGTGAGCATGTCACTGAAGGCTTTGAGAACATGCCTGCTGCCTTTATGGGAATGCTGCAGGGAGACAATATTGGAAAAGCCATTGTTAAAGTTTAG
- the LOC120030673 gene encoding thioredoxin-like: MIIEIEDKDTFFSALKEAGDKLVVVDFTASWCGPCKNIAPFFKGLSEKPENKNVVFLKVDVDEAADVAKHCDIKCMPTFHFYKNEKKVDDFSGSNEAKLEEKVNTLRS, from the exons ATGATTATCGAAATTGAAGATAAG GATACCTTCTTCAGTGCCCTGAAGGAAGCAGGAGACAAGCTGGTGGTAGTAGACTTCACAGCCTCCTGGTGCGGCCCCTGCAAGAACATTGCGCCCTTCTTCAAA GGGCTGTCGGAAAAACCAGAGAACAAGAATGTGGTTTTCCTCAAGGTGGACGTGGACGAGGCAGCG GATGTGGCCAAACACTGTGACATCAAATGCATGCCGACGTTCCATTTCTACAAGAATGAGAAAAAG GTGGATGATTTCTCTGGGTCCAACGAAGCCAAACTGGAGGAGAAGGTCAACACTCTGAGGTCATGA